A genomic region of Desulfosarcina ovata subsp. ovata contains the following coding sequences:
- the modA gene encoding molybdate ABC transporter substrate-binding protein, producing MKLSKCMVGGWIVMMMVLGGLAGPVAAADDVVVFAAASTTNAVTEIGDLFEARGLGTVKTSFASSSTLAKQIASGAPADVYLSANKKWMDFLAEKDAVDKAGRFDLLGNSIVMIAPQDSPVKTIEIKAGMDLAGLLGKDGRLSMGDPDHVPAGMYGKNAMQKLGLWDQVKDRVAPMKDVRAALVLVERAEAPLGQVYATDAAISKKVRVVGTFPADSHPPIVYPVAAVTGGKADAAAAFMKFLKSSEARAVFEKYGFDVR from the coding sequence GTGGCGGCCGCTGATGACGTCGTCGTTTTTGCTGCGGCGTCCACCACCAATGCCGTTACGGAAATTGGCGATCTTTTTGAGGCCCGGGGGCTGGGAACGGTGAAAACATCCTTTGCCTCGTCTTCCACCTTGGCAAAGCAGATCGCCAGTGGCGCGCCGGCTGATGTCTACCTGTCGGCCAATAAGAAATGGATGGATTTTCTTGCCGAGAAGGATGCCGTTGACAAGGCCGGCCGTTTCGATCTGTTGGGCAACAGCATTGTGATGATCGCCCCCCAGGACAGCCCCGTCAAGACCATCGAGATCAAGGCCGGGATGGACCTGGCCGGGCTGCTGGGCAAGGACGGACGCCTCTCCATGGGTGACCCCGACCATGTTCCGGCCGGTATGTACGGTAAAAACGCCATGCAGAAACTGGGGCTTTGGGATCAGGTCAAGGATCGGGTCGCACCGATGAAGGACGTGCGTGCCGCCCTGGTGCTGGTGGAGCGCGCCGAGGCACCATTGGGACAGGTGTATGCCACCGATGCGGCGATTTCCAAAAAAGTCCGCGTGGTGGGAACCTTTCCGGCCGACAGCCATCCGCCGATCGTCTACCCGGTGGCTGCCGTGACCGGTGGGAAGGCCGACGCGGCGGCGGCGTTCATGAAATTTCTCAAATCGTCCGAGGCACGGGCGGTCTTCGAAAAATATGGATTTGACGTGCGTTAA
- the modB gene encoding molybdate ABC transporter permease subunit, protein MPFWNLTEVELEALRLSLWVSGWAVAASLPLGILAAWVLARLRFPGKNLLDGLIHLPLVLPPVVTGYLLLVLLGRNGVIGAALYKYLGIVLAFNWKGAVLAAAVMSFPLLVRAVRLSLEGVDQGLEAAARTLGAGPLRVFFTVTLPLMVPGIITGLILAFARSLGEFGATITFVSNIRGQTQTLPLALYTLTQVPDGEMGAMRLCILSVLIAMVALICSEVLARRFARRMQG, encoded by the coding sequence ATGCCTTTCTGGAACCTGACCGAAGTTGAGCTGGAGGCCCTGCGGCTGAGCCTGTGGGTCTCCGGCTGGGCCGTGGCCGCCAGTTTGCCTCTGGGCATTCTGGCGGCCTGGGTGTTGGCCCGGCTGCGTTTTCCGGGCAAGAATCTGCTCGACGGGCTGATTCACCTGCCGTTGGTCCTGCCGCCGGTGGTGACCGGTTACCTCTTGCTGGTGCTGCTGGGGCGCAACGGCGTGATCGGCGCGGCCCTTTACAAGTATCTGGGTATCGTGTTGGCCTTCAACTGGAAAGGGGCCGTGCTGGCCGCGGCCGTGATGTCTTTCCCGCTGCTGGTCCGGGCCGTGCGCCTCTCCCTCGAAGGGGTCGACCAGGGCCTTGAGGCGGCTGCCCGTACCCTGGGGGCCGGACCGCTGCGGGTTTTCTTCACGGTAACCCTGCCATTGATGGTGCCGGGCATCATTACCGGCCTGATCCTCGCCTTTGCACGCAGCCTGGGCGAATTCGGCGCCACGATCACTTTTGTGTCCAACATCCGCGGCCAGACCCAGACCCTGCCGCTGGCCCTTTACACGCTCACCCAGGTGCCCGACGGCGAAATGGGCGCCATGCGCCTGTGCATCCTGTCGGTGCTGATCGCCATGGTGGCCCTGATTTGCTCGGAGGTGCTGGCCAGGCGGTTTGCCCGGCGCATGCAGGGATGA
- the modC gene encoding molybdenum ABC transporter ATP-binding protein, whose amino-acid sequence MEINVKRQQGNFFVNAAFRSADSGVTALYGPSGAGKTSIVNMVAGLMRPDAGRIAVNGHCLFDSGQGIDLPPERRRIGYVFQDGRLLPHLSVRSNLTYGMRRTPPDRRFVDLDAVVDLLGIGHLLDRRPAKLSGGEKQRVAIGRALLTSPAMLLMDEPLASLDASRKSEVMPFISRLSREFAIPILYVSHALDEILNLANHMVVLEKGGVLAHGRLEELLARPDLHSRLGPDDSGSVISTTVEVPQDASGLTHLGFGDCILKVAPIEASAGTPVRVRVPARNVAIALAPPGQTSFQNVFAGKVDEILDNQTFFVDVRLNIGAPLWARITRQSFQELDLKTGQPVFALIKSVAVSLGSGREG is encoded by the coding sequence GTGGAGATCAACGTTAAACGCCAACAGGGCAATTTTTTTGTGAATGCCGCTTTTCGCAGCGCAGATTCAGGTGTTACCGCCCTGTACGGTCCGTCCGGTGCCGGTAAGACGTCCATCGTCAATATGGTGGCCGGCCTGATGCGGCCCGATGCCGGTCGTATCGCGGTCAACGGCCATTGCCTGTTTGATTCGGGCCAGGGGATCGATCTGCCGCCGGAGCGGCGCCGCATCGGTTATGTGTTTCAGGATGGCCGGCTCCTGCCCCACCTGTCGGTGCGCAGCAATTTGACCTACGGCATGCGCCGGACCCCGCCGGATCGGCGCTTCGTGGATCTGGATGCGGTGGTCGACCTGCTCGGTATCGGCCACCTGCTCGACCGGCGACCGGCGAAACTCTCCGGTGGCGAGAAGCAGCGCGTGGCCATCGGCCGGGCCCTGCTCACCAGTCCGGCCATGTTGCTGATGGACGAACCGCTGGCCTCCCTGGATGCCTCGCGCAAATCCGAAGTGATGCCATTCATTTCACGCTTGAGCCGGGAGTTTGCCATCCCGATTCTCTACGTCAGCCATGCCCTGGATGAAATTCTCAACCTGGCCAATCACATGGTGGTGCTGGAGAAGGGCGGCGTTCTGGCCCATGGACGATTGGAGGAGCTGCTGGCCCGGCCGGACCTGCACAGCCGCCTGGGCCCGGATGACAGCGGATCGGTAATTTCAACCACCGTTGAGGTTCCCCAGGATGCCAGCGGCCTGACCCACCTTGGCTTCGGCGACTGTATTCTCAAGGTCGCTCCCATCGAGGCCTCCGCGGGCACGCCGGTGCGTGTGCGCGTTCCTGCCCGCAATGTGGCCATTGCCCTGGCGCCGCCGGGCCAAACCAGCTTTCAGAACGTTTTTGCCGGCAAGGTCGATGAGATTCTGGACAACCAAACCTTTTTTGTGGATGTGCGTTTGAACATCGGTGCGCCCCTGTGGGCGAGGATCACCCGCCAATCCTTCCAGGAACTGGACCTGAAAACGGGTCAACCGGTGTTTGCGCTGATCAAGAGCGTGGCGGTGTCGCTGGGTAGCGGGAGGGAAGGATAG
- a CDS encoding nucleoside-triphosphatase: MEEKKTTTPTIVMVTSPQHTGKSSLIARYVDLCRRHQIAVAGILAEGLWENNRRSGFNLVDLSSGIRVPLAFRRAEKARAKIAFEFYAQGMHAGKRALDTGRCATAALIVVDEVGKLEVMGQGWATCLPALIELPGKTHIWAVRSTLVESVAERWGFTPRAVVDARAPDALNQLIGACALFKG, encoded by the coding sequence ATGGAAGAAAAAAAGACGACGACGCCCACGATTGTCATGGTCACCTCACCCCAGCACACCGGCAAATCATCCCTGATCGCCCGTTATGTGGATTTGTGCCGGCGGCACCAGATTGCCGTGGCCGGAATTCTTGCCGAAGGACTTTGGGAAAACAACCGACGCTCCGGGTTCAATCTGGTCGACCTCTCATCCGGCATTCGCGTACCCCTGGCCTTTCGACGCGCTGAAAAAGCCAGGGCGAAAATTGCCTTTGAATTCTATGCGCAAGGCATGCATGCCGGCAAAAGGGCGCTGGATACGGGTCGCTGTGCCACGGCAGCGCTCATCGTTGTTGACGAGGTGGGAAAACTGGAGGTGATGGGGCAAGGGTGGGCAACGTGCCTGCCCGCGCTGATCGAGTTACCCGGCAAAACGCACATCTGGGCGGTGCGGAGCACGCTGGTGGAATCGGTTGCCGAGCGCTGGGGGTTCACGCCCCGAGCCGTGGTGGATGCACGCGCCCCGGACGCCCTGAACCAACTGATCGGCGCGTGCGCCCTGTTTAAGGGGTAA
- a CDS encoding IS1 family transposase, with protein sequence MLLFTCKCPNCSSENIRHDYVYRTISNGDREMFLCQDCKYSFSETKNTFLQDIRKPVSKIWEVLNARTEGTSLNATCRIFKIAKNTLLAWERKFSYLYSTLFIYSMAHTFIQSVIEGDEFYTKVKKNVPAEESSGWTIVLMDRASRFIWEMSCGKKDRSLFEKAIKTLAELVNQTEDITLLTDGERRYGKILFEICHELFQTGMRGRPRKVLKKGVTVRVKNKGSQAHKKGRKRPKYQTTCPQHPETTNHITDKETHANHVEANNAAMRRKCSAYRRKTNTYAKSETGLQRVLNVYWVIHNFLRVHFTTKKVPAVSLGVLECEITPEALFSAQHI encoded by the coding sequence ATGCTGTTATTTACATGCAAATGTCCCAATTGTTCGTCTGAAAATATCCGACATGACTATGTATATCGCACAATTTCTAACGGTGATAGGGAAATGTTTCTTTGTCAAGACTGCAAATATTCATTCTCAGAAACAAAAAACACCTTCCTGCAAGATATCAGAAAGCCTGTCAGTAAAATTTGGGAGGTCTTAAACGCCCGAACTGAGGGAACGTCACTCAATGCCACCTGCCGGATCTTTAAAATCGCTAAAAACACCCTTCTTGCCTGGGAAAGAAAATTTTCCTATCTTTATAGTACTTTATTTATCTATTCAATGGCGCATACGTTCATCCAGTCAGTCATTGAAGGTGATGAATTTTATACAAAAGTCAAAAAAAATGTTCCTGCTGAAGAATCTTCCGGATGGACTATTGTCCTCATGGATAGAGCCAGCCGTTTCATTTGGGAAATGAGCTGCGGTAAAAAGGACAGGTCCCTTTTTGAAAAAGCAATCAAAACCCTGGCGGAACTTGTCAACCAAACTGAAGACATAACCCTTCTGACAGATGGTGAACGTCGATATGGAAAAATTCTATTTGAAATATGCCACGAGCTTTTTCAAACTGGCATGCGTGGTCGTCCTCGAAAAGTGTTGAAAAAGGGAGTCACCGTCAGGGTAAAAAACAAAGGATCCCAAGCCCATAAGAAAGGACGCAAAAGGCCAAAATACCAGACAACATGTCCTCAACACCCTGAGACCACAAACCATATTACAGATAAGGAAACACACGCCAATCACGTTGAAGCCAACAATGCTGCAATGCGCCGAAAATGTTCCGCGTATAGAAGAAAAACAAACACATATGCAAAATCAGAAACCGGTCTTCAACGCGTGTTGAACGTTTATTGGGTTATCCATAACTTCCTCAGAGTTCACTTTACGACCAAAAAGGTGCCCGCTGTTAGTTTAGGAGTACTCGAATGCGAGATCACTCCAGAAGCACTTTTCAGTGCACAACATATTTAA
- a CDS encoding acyltransferase family protein yields the protein MNNLIKNRNIGIDLLRGLSILYIVGFWHMFNYTKAFPEYYNPFTRRLTLIILGTFVFISGYFIGGEDLIINKHNIIAFYKKRLLRIYPLYIIAIYLFTLFNLSNVITSVKAGVMISMLLKPAPVTLWFITMLILFYVISPFLIHCSKSIKANRLIFYYLIFITLLMIYSYFTRMLDVRFVMYFPSFALGVFVANKNESIHRTNNSFTIIIMISSVIFSFFKAPHEQLKLLMYIPMILSCSYFLFQSFKYLSVSSKHACKIIIFLSYSSYCMYLFHRLIYINFKKIYFPEVYLYQFFYLVFLCLPCIICCSFIIQKIFDLTIFALTKTNKDRS from the coding sequence ATGAACAATCTCATAAAAAATAGGAACATCGGCATAGATCTACTTAGAGGTTTAAGCATACTGTACATAGTTGGATTTTGGCATATGTTTAATTATACAAAGGCATTCCCTGAATATTATAATCCTTTTACCCGCAGGCTTACTTTAATAATTCTCGGCACTTTTGTTTTTATCTCGGGGTATTTTATTGGAGGCGAAGATCTAATAATTAACAAACATAATATCATTGCTTTTTATAAAAAGCGACTACTTAGAATTTACCCACTTTATATAATTGCTATCTATTTATTCACACTTTTTAATTTATCAAATGTTATCACATCGGTTAAAGCTGGCGTTATGATTTCAATGCTATTAAAGCCTGCCCCGGTGACTCTTTGGTTCATTACAATGTTAATTTTATTTTATGTTATTTCACCATTTTTAATCCATTGTTCTAAAAGTATTAAAGCAAACCGCTTAATTTTTTATTACCTAATTTTTATTACTTTATTAATGATATACTCATATTTCACAAGAATGTTAGATGTTAGATTTGTAATGTATTTTCCTTCATTCGCTTTGGGTGTATTTGTCGCTAATAAAAATGAAAGTATCCATAGAACTAATAATAGTTTTACAATAATTATAATGATTTCAAGTGTTATCTTTTCGTTTTTTAAAGCTCCACATGAGCAACTAAAATTATTAATGTATATCCCAATGATTTTATCATGTTCATACTTTCTATTTCAATCATTTAAATATTTATCTGTATCTTCAAAACATGCTTGCAAAATTATTATATTCCTTAGCTATTCAAGTTATTGTATGTATCTTTTCCATCGTCTAATTTACATAAACTTTAAAAAAATATATTTTCCTGAAGTATATTTATATCAATTTTTCTATTTGGTTTTTCTTTGTTTACCTTGCATCATTTGTTGTTCATTTATTATTCAAAAAATATTTGATTTAACAATATTTGCGCTGACGAAAACGAATAAGGATAGATCGTGA
- a CDS encoding ATP-binding protein, with protein MQRKQSFINDKRRVSYLSAVYNRIYRGQSVLIEGEYGVGKTRFLELLKPKKLQGVWVESLFNVHEMLASILQGLNYEAVATYRRTPHHLKLIRNLTDYYIIIDEANDIEKRVWPYLKRIMDAHVPIVLAGLPKVRTYLTSQHPDILSRLKTLILYPIVVEDFILEYKDFESEAIEQIYVATRGDMRKFKEICTDCRDKAKELGHSFVDLNLAVDFLANLHPM; from the coding sequence ATGCAGCGAAAACAAAGTTTTATAAACGATAAGCGCCGGGTCTCCTATCTATCCGCGGTATACAACCGGATCTACCGGGGACAGAGCGTATTGATCGAGGGCGAATATGGTGTCGGAAAAACTCGTTTCCTCGAACTGCTCAAACCCAAAAAACTTCAAGGCGTATGGGTGGAGTCGCTTTTCAATGTGCATGAAATGTTGGCCTCCATCCTTCAAGGGTTGAACTACGAGGCGGTGGCCACTTATCGGCGCACGCCCCATCATTTGAAGCTGATCCGCAATCTGACCGATTATTACATCATCATCGACGAGGCCAATGACATCGAAAAAAGGGTTTGGCCCTACCTGAAACGAATCATGGACGCGCACGTGCCCATCGTTTTGGCCGGACTGCCAAAGGTGAGGACATATTTGACCAGCCAGCATCCGGATATCCTCAGCCGATTGAAAACCTTGATTCTGTATCCCATCGTAGTCGAGGATTTCATCCTGGAATACAAGGATTTTGAATCTGAAGCCATCGAACAGATTTATGTGGCCACCAGGGGCGATATGAGAAAATTCAAGGAAATTTGCACGGATTGCCGCGACAAGGCCAAAGAACTGGGCCATAGCTTCGTCGATTTAAATCTGGCGGTCGACTTTCTCGCCAATCTTCATCCCATGTAG
- a CDS encoding integrase: MKDKDFEQLPMDDRFLILLHKKIMDKTGSAKRRAKKYYMDQYRKTGVIPKPLLLAGQGIMEGRKCSGRRRVLTEKIQNRFIEMVKASSDPSDDRFVFITRHGRTIKNYHAWLEQEFERSISLSALRRFARQANLKVYLEKPDFEEKNDPSVCFKDEPVFDLIQMDGCRFRYFKIRSDDGVWAKPQVIEFFDTGSRNMLVLDAYFSESSLNSVDLFEKFLVSTPFPQKKIRLRPDNAKGFVNLKRPINELNIKFSLPGGFYLQPNFSRIHAPKDKAHLESSHRSIHHFEMRIIKHFEDRIVKTEPGYIYKKGKKGKITITYLDIDLATLRQSGLLEAYRRQHNEQKHYYSVNGKTSAWVPKEKFDDGLAQYEWITFSADDVRHFVKYGYDKINATVGAKGIITFKKQTYYVAVGAQHFSRHKSTKVYISDLGDKLFIFEHKENGILLGEALRREPYEKPVKKAGTEPNAVELISAFLQEKKMAVDRPRLIDIHLRGLTLDAAQTIYRQHRKRYIAYAIKLRQPETITGKALFNAFILDCERQLSNNPLAPYASCSENKVL; the protein is encoded by the coding sequence ATGAAAGACAAAGACTTTGAACAACTGCCCATGGACGACCGTTTCCTGATCTTGCTGCACAAAAAGATCATGGACAAAACCGGCAGCGCCAAACGCAGGGCCAAAAAATATTACATGGATCAATACCGTAAGACCGGCGTCATTCCCAAACCGCTGCTGCTTGCCGGCCAAGGCATCATGGAAGGCAGAAAGTGCAGCGGCCGGCGCCGGGTCTTGACCGAAAAAATCCAAAACCGCTTCATCGAGATGGTCAAGGCTTCCAGCGATCCATCGGACGATCGTTTTGTATTTATCACCCGCCATGGACGAACCATCAAAAATTACCACGCCTGGCTCGAACAAGAGTTCGAACGTAGCATCTCACTTAGCGCTTTAAGGCGTTTTGCCAGGCAAGCCAACCTCAAGGTCTATTTGGAAAAACCAGACTTCGAGGAAAAGAACGATCCCAGCGTCTGCTTTAAGGACGAACCGGTCTTCGATTTGATTCAAATGGACGGATGCAGGTTTCGCTATTTCAAGATTCGATCGGACGACGGCGTTTGGGCCAAGCCCCAGGTGATCGAGTTTTTTGACACCGGATCGCGCAACATGCTTGTGCTTGACGCCTATTTTTCCGAAAGCAGTCTAAATTCGGTGGACCTGTTCGAGAAATTTTTGGTGAGCACCCCCTTTCCGCAAAAAAAGATACGGCTGAGACCGGACAATGCAAAGGGTTTTGTCAACCTGAAACGCCCCATCAACGAACTGAACATCAAATTTTCATTGCCAGGCGGATTTTATCTGCAACCAAACTTCTCACGCATCCATGCGCCCAAGGACAAAGCACATCTGGAATCATCCCATCGCAGCATCCATCATTTTGAAATGCGGATCATCAAGCACTTTGAAGACCGCATCGTTAAGACAGAACCGGGCTATATCTACAAAAAGGGCAAAAAAGGAAAAATTACCATCACCTATCTCGACATCGATCTTGCAACGCTGCGCCAGAGTGGTTTACTCGAAGCCTATCGCCGGCAGCACAATGAGCAAAAGCACTATTATTCTGTGAACGGTAAAACATCGGCCTGGGTGCCCAAGGAGAAGTTTGACGACGGTCTTGCCCAATACGAGTGGATAACGTTCAGTGCGGATGACGTACGCCATTTCGTCAAATACGGCTATGACAAGATCAACGCCACCGTGGGGGCGAAAGGCATCATTACTTTCAAAAAGCAGACCTACTATGTGGCCGTTGGCGCGCAACACTTCAGCCGCCACAAGAGCACCAAGGTGTATATCTCCGATCTTGGCGACAAGCTGTTTATCTTCGAGCATAAGGAAAACGGTATCCTGCTGGGTGAAGCGCTGCGCCGGGAACCTTACGAAAAGCCGGTCAAAAAGGCAGGCACCGAACCCAACGCGGTTGAATTGATCAGCGCTTTTCTGCAGGAGAAAAAGATGGCGGTGGACAGGCCACGACTGATTGACATCCATCTTCGGGGTTTGACCCTCGATGCCGCCCAAACAATCTATCGGCAACACCGGAAACGATATATCGCTTACGCGATCAAACTACGCCAGCCTGAAACCATCACCGGCAAGGCGCTTTTCAATGCGTTCATTTTGGATTGCGAAAGACAATTGTCAAACAACCCTTTGGCCCCGTATGCCTCATGCAGCGAAAACAAAGTTTTATAA
- a CDS encoding DNA methylase, with protein sequence MANNRLTQLEEIIAANQHHFHQTGKALKQIRDDQLFRDLLFDSFEGYVKDRWDMARSQAYRLIKAANVIDNLSPIGDGILPENEYQARILTRFTKEDQRKIWRAFIASGMALTAKNIRKYAHQTLKAKHVKKKNASVVDIISADYKTAVMAMLEQIRSAQNDDWQTTSRQAALFWLKVMKEKIIRHERQRL encoded by the coding sequence ATGGCCAACAACCGACTCACCCAATTGGAGGAGATCATCGCTGCCAATCAACACCATTTTCACCAAACCGGTAAGGCATTAAAGCAGATTCGAGACGATCAATTGTTTCGAGATTTGCTGTTCGATTCGTTTGAAGGCTATGTCAAGGACCGGTGGGATATGGCCCGATCCCAGGCATATCGTCTGATTAAGGCCGCCAATGTCATCGACAATTTGTCTCCAATTGGCGACGGCATCCTTCCGGAGAATGAATACCAGGCCAGGATTCTAACGCGTTTTACAAAAGAGGATCAACGCAAGATCTGGCGTGCATTTATCGCATCCGGCATGGCGCTCACGGCTAAGAATATTAGAAAGTACGCCCATCAAACCCTAAAGGCCAAGCATGTCAAAAAAAAGAATGCGTCTGTGGTCGATATCATCAGCGCAGACTATAAAACGGCCGTGATGGCCATGCTGGAACAGATTCGGTCGGCGCAAAACGATGATTGGCAAACGACATCCAGACAAGCGGCCTTATTCTGGCTGAAAGTGATGAAAGAGAAAATCATTCGTCATGAAAGACAAAGACTTTGA
- a CDS encoding benzylsuccinate synthase gamma subunit family protein, translating to MQFFKIPETDLDFEAGKGDCIRERRDQKGRFWLSKPVFETDPGCEEMRPKP from the coding sequence GTGCAATTTTTCAAGATCCCGGAAACGGATCTGGATTTCGAGGCGGGCAAAGGTGATTGCATTCGTGAAAGGCGGGATCAAAAAGGGCGGTTCTGGCTTTCCAAGCCGGTGTTCGAGACCGACCCCGGCTGTGAAGAGATGCGGCCGAAACCTTGA
- a CDS encoding glycyl radical protein produces the protein MATTERTTRLKERCRYKHVAGGEYVDPAVRAGVERARYVTESHKQHVGKPICIQRARGLENILKKMTVHIQDDELIVGANTEHPDYFPMYPELSYFATIDMVESPYCKDKEEMREIAEYWRPFTIQRKGEFYFTQEELDIMYSATTVQPPMFVTAFSSIMPNYESVLEDGLEKRIQMVEAKLAEANAEMRKTPWIAKDKLAFMDKIDQWTAMSIALKAVLAWAQRYARLAKIIAENFESDDSRKEELLEISDICRHVPANPPRGLRDAMQAKWFTYLLCHSIERYSSGYGQKEDKILWPFYKASVIDQTAQPMTREEAVELFECERLKVSEHGSTKGRQLREFFAGANDLFILTLGGINADGSDGCNDCTDAILDATESIMTTEPSIAFRWNKNGRLETKRRVFNNIKKGFGFPSIKNDEKNTEQLIKYFNVPEAQAREWALVLCMSPGVTGRRGTQKTRSEGGSDLYPAKLLEIALNDGFDSFFTDTQLGPKTGDANKFKSIEDVWSALQAQARFAIDLTIRSKDVGRVLEAKYLCCPFISSIDDGCVEKGMDANELAEIPNPWHNLIGGNIVVVDSLAAIQKLIFEEHKYTMEELLTALRNNWEGHEEMRIDFWNAPKFGNDDPYVDSIAERYYDMMADEFKRVRTYSGTYPLPLGQSVAGYIVNGPKTGATPNGRHAGEALDDGGISPYMGCDSKGPTAVLKSVAKVDTTKYKGMLLNQRMSPEMMSSEAGFDLWLSYMNTWHSMNIDHVQFNVISSDDMREAQKEPEKFPDTIVRVAGYSAKFIDLARYSQDTIIARTEQDLRG, from the coding sequence ATGGCGACGACTGAAAGAACGACGCGACTAAAGGAAAGATGCCGGTATAAGCATGTGGCCGGTGGAGAGTATGTCGATCCGGCCGTCAGGGCCGGCGTGGAGCGCGCCCGCTATGTTACTGAATCCCATAAGCAGCATGTGGGCAAGCCGATATGCATCCAACGGGCCAGGGGCCTTGAGAACATTCTCAAGAAGATGACGGTTCATATTCAAGACGATGAACTGATCGTGGGAGCAAATACCGAACATCCGGATTACTTTCCCATGTACCCCGAGCTTTCCTATTTCGCCACCATTGACATGGTGGAAAGCCCCTACTGCAAAGATAAAGAAGAGATGCGCGAAATTGCCGAGTACTGGCGCCCGTTCACCATTCAGCGCAAGGGCGAATTTTATTTCACCCAGGAAGAACTAGATATCATGTATTCGGCCACGACAGTCCAGCCGCCCATGTTCGTAACGGCCTTCTCCAGTATCATGCCGAACTACGAGTCGGTGCTTGAGGATGGGCTTGAAAAACGGATCCAGATGGTGGAGGCCAAGCTCGCCGAGGCCAACGCCGAGATGCGCAAAACCCCCTGGATTGCCAAGGACAAACTGGCTTTCATGGACAAGATCGATCAATGGACGGCCATGTCCATTGCGCTCAAAGCGGTGTTGGCCTGGGCTCAGCGATATGCGCGCCTGGCCAAGATTATCGCGGAGAATTTTGAAAGCGACGATTCGCGCAAAGAAGAACTGCTCGAAATATCGGACATCTGCCGCCATGTTCCGGCCAACCCGCCCCGGGGGTTGCGCGATGCCATGCAGGCCAAATGGTTCACCTACCTGCTCTGCCACTCCATCGAGCGATACAGCAGCGGTTATGGCCAGAAAGAGGACAAAATCCTATGGCCGTTTTACAAGGCCAGCGTGATCGACCAGACCGCCCAGCCCATGACCCGAGAGGAGGCGGTGGAACTGTTTGAGTGCGAACGCCTGAAGGTCTCCGAGCATGGCAGTACCAAGGGGCGCCAGCTGCGTGAGTTTTTTGCCGGGGCCAACGACCTTTTCATTCTCACCCTGGGGGGCATCAATGCCGATGGCAGCGATGGCTGCAACGACTGCACGGATGCCATTCTGGATGCCACCGAAAGCATCATGACCACCGAACCGTCGATTGCCTTCCGTTGGAATAAAAACGGCCGCCTTGAAACCAAACGCCGGGTTTTCAATAATATCAAAAAAGGCTTTGGCTTCCCGTCCATTAAAAACGACGAGAAAAACACCGAGCAGCTGATCAAGTACTTCAATGTCCCCGAAGCGCAGGCGCGTGAATGGGCGCTGGTGCTGTGCATGTCGCCGGGGGTCACCGGTCGGCGGGGAACCCAGAAAACCCGGAGTGAGGGCGGCAGTGATCTTTATCCGGCCAAATTGCTCGAAATTGCGCTCAACGACGGTTTCGACAGCTTTTTCACCGACACCCAGTTGGGGCCCAAAACCGGGGATGCCAACAAATTCAAATCCATTGAAGATGTCTGGTCGGCGTTGCAGGCCCAGGCGCGCTTTGCCATCGATCTGACGATCCGTTCCAAGGATGTCGGCCGGGTGCTGGAAGCCAAGTACCTGTGCTGTCCGTTCATTTCCAGCATTGACGACGGTTGTGTGGAAAAGGGCATGGATGCCAACGAACTGGCCGAAATCCCCAACCCCTGGCACAACCTGATCGGCGGCAACATCGTCGTAGTCGACTCGCTGGCGGCGATTCAGAAGCTGATTTTCGAAGAGCACAAGTACACCATGGAAGAACTGCTCACCGCTCTGAGGAACAACTGGGAAGGTCATGAGGAGATGCGCATCGATTTCTGGAATGCGCCGAAGTTCGGTAACGATGATCCCTACGTCGACAGCATCGCCGAGCGTTACTATGATATGATGGCCGACGAGTTCAAGCGGGTGCGGACCTACTCGGGAACCTATCCGCTGCCCTTGGGCCAGTCCGTGGCCGGTTATATCGTCAATGGGCCCAAAACCGGCGCCACGCCCAACGGCCGCCATGCTGGTGAAGCGCTGGATGACGGCGGCATTTCGCCCTACATGGGGTGCGACAGCAAGGGGCCGACGGCCGTTCTCAAATCGGTGGCCAAAGTCGACACCACCAAATATAAGGGCATGCTGCTGAACCAGCGGATGTCTCCAGAAATGATGAGCAGCGAAGCGGGCTTCGATTTGTGGCTTTCCTACATGAATACCTGGCATTCCATGAACATCGATCATGTTCAGTTCAATGTGATCTCATCGGATGACATGCGGGAAGCTCAGAAAGAACCGGAAAAATTTCCGGATACGATCGTGCGCGTGGCCGGATACAGCGCGAAGTTCATTGATCTGGCCCGTTACTCACAGGATACCATTATCGCACGTACGGAGCAGGATTTGAGGGGGTGA